In one Kitasatospora cineracea genomic region, the following are encoded:
- a CDS encoding DivIVA domain-containing protein — translation MPLTPEDVRNKQFTTVRLREGYDEDEVDAFLDEVEAELTRLLRENEDLRAKLAAATRAAAQNQANMRKEQQAPQDGGRPGAPVPAAISGPPVPGQQGPGPQQLGGPQQLGGPQQGMGNQQGMGNQQGMGQGMGNQPLGLPSGAPQLPAGQQQGMGGPMGNPMQQQMGQTMGGQQQLVQPMGGQMLQPMGNPMQQQMGQTMGGQQLQPMGGQQLQPMGGPMGNPMQQQQNPGGDSAARVLALAQQTADQAISEARSEANKIVGEARSRAEGLERDARAKADALERDAQEKHRVAMGSLESARATLERKVEDLRAFEREYRTRLKSYLETQLRQLESQADDSLAPPRIPATASLPPAASSMAPAGASAMSSPAPSFGSTPSFGGNQSFGGSSFGGSSGAPSFGGASASSGNGAMAPAGMTQPMAAVRPQPPQPMQQAPAPMRGFLIDEDGDN, via the coding sequence CGAGGTCGAAGCCGAGCTGACCCGCCTGCTGCGCGAGAACGAGGACCTGCGCGCCAAGCTGGCCGCCGCCACGCGTGCCGCCGCGCAGAACCAGGCGAACATGCGCAAGGAGCAGCAGGCTCCGCAGGACGGCGGCCGCCCCGGCGCCCCCGTCCCCGCCGCCATATCCGGCCCGCCGGTGCCCGGCCAGCAGGGCCCCGGTCCGCAGCAGCTCGGCGGTCCGCAGCAGCTCGGCGGCCCCCAGCAGGGGATGGGCAACCAGCAGGGCATGGGCAACCAGCAGGGCATGGGCCAGGGCATGGGCAACCAGCCGCTCGGCCTGCCCTCCGGCGCCCCGCAGCTGCCCGCCGGTCAGCAGCAGGGCATGGGCGGCCCGATGGGCAACCCGATGCAGCAGCAGATGGGCCAGACCATGGGCGGCCAGCAGCAGTTGGTCCAGCCGATGGGCGGCCAGATGCTGCAGCCGATGGGCAACCCGATGCAGCAGCAGATGGGCCAGACCATGGGCGGGCAGCAGCTCCAGCCGATGGGCGGGCAGCAGCTGCAGCCGATGGGCGGCCCGATGGGCAACCCGATGCAGCAGCAGCAGAACCCCGGTGGCGACAGCGCCGCCCGCGTCCTGGCGCTCGCCCAGCAGACCGCGGACCAGGCCATCTCCGAGGCCCGCTCCGAGGCCAACAAGATCGTCGGCGAGGCCCGCAGCCGCGCCGAGGGCCTGGAGCGGGACGCCCGTGCCAAGGCCGACGCCCTGGAGCGGGACGCCCAGGAGAAGCACCGCGTCGCGATGGGCTCGCTGGAGTCCGCCCGCGCCACCCTGGAGCGCAAGGTCGAGGACCTGCGCGCCTTCGAGCGCGAGTACCGCACGCGGCTGAAGTCCTACCTGGAGACCCAGCTGCGCCAGCTGGAGTCGCAGGCGGACGACTCGCTCGCCCCGCCGCGGATCCCCGCCACCGCGTCGCTGCCGCCGGCCGCGTCGTCGATGGCGCCCGCCGGTGCCAGCGCGATGTCCTCCCCGGCGCCGTCCTTCGGCTCCACCCCGTCCTTCGGCGGGAACCAGTCCTTCGGCGGTTCCTCCTTCGGCGGCTCGTCCGGCGCCCCGTCCTTCGGCGGTGCCTCGGCGAGCAGCGGCAACGGGGCGATGGCGCCGGCGGGCATGACCCAGCCGATGGCGGCCGTGCGGCCGCAGCCCCCGCAGCCGATGCAGCAGGCGCCCGCTCCGATGCGCGGCTTCCTGATCGACGAGGACGGCGACAACTAG